The segment CCCCTGGTAGCCCTCGTGGCGAAGGTCCTCGAGGATCTCGACGCCGTCTGCGTCGGGCAGACGTTGGTCCAAGACAATGAGGCGGAAGGGATGCTCCCGTGCCCAGGAGGCTACCTGGGCCCCGACGGCTGCCTCGCTGACCAGCCATCCTTCGCGACGTAGTGCCTCGACGGTAACTGCTCGCAGAGCTTCGTCATCGTCAACAACAAGTGCTTCCCAGTGTCCTGCCACGATGCCATGCCCCCCTAGAGAGCCCGGCACCCTCGGAAGCTGAGTCTCCCGGGCCCATCCGGAGGACTCGCGAGGCTGCCCGGCTGTGATCGCTGCCGTGATCGGCAGATGGCAGGTGCCTTATCGGCCAGGGGTGTGCCGGACTTTAGGTGGCCGGAGTCGTGACCACTCCGGAGAGGGGGCAGCGACGGGAGGACGACGGCAACTGGAAACCGCTACTGCTAGACCATCGCCGAGAGCATCGCCTCAATCCGCGGAACCTCCTGAGTCAGGGCCCAGCGTGCCTTCGACATGATCCCTGCGCCGACGCCGGTGGCGGTCGAGGCGACCGTGCTGGGCGTGGTGCTTGTGTACAGACTGCACGCCTGCATCCCCATCTCGTTGGCGACCTGGTTCCCGACCAGGACATCGGCCGCTACGGTCGAGAGCTTCGCGGCGCCGAAGACATCATGGTGGTGCTGGATCGCCTCGACGACCTCCGGGCCGAAGTGCCATTGCGCCGCAGCTTCGGCTCCGATGTGGGCATGGGTAATGCCCAGGCGCTTGGCCTCGATACGCAGTATGTCGCTGCCGGTTTGAGCCGCCTCGGCGACACAATCGCCGTAGGCATGCCCGAGCTCGGCGGCGAGGATCATCTTTCCCACGTCGTGCATGAGGCCGGCGAAGTAGGCGTTGCTGCGCTCGCCGGCGCCAGCGGCACTGCCGGAGCTGGCTGCAGCGACTGCCAGGTTGTGCCGCCAGAGAGAGACGCGGTCAAGGCCGGAACGCGAGAAGGCACGGGAGAAGGTCTCGGTGAGGTAGAAGCCCATGGCGATGGTGCGCACCGCGGCAATCCCGAGCCTGCTAACGGCTGCCGTGACGTTTTCGACTTGGTGCACCGGCGCCATCACAGCGGCGTTGGCGACGGTCACCACTTTGGCCGCCAGTACCTCTTCCTTGGCGACGGCGTGGGCCACCTCGGCAGCGCCGGGGTTGTCACTAGCACAGCTCTGCAGGATCATGCCCAGAGCCGTAGGGAAGGGGGGAATGCGATGCAGCACACTCTTTGCGGAGGAGAACGCTTCGTCATGCATAGATCACTTGCACACCCTTTCGGGGTTCTGTGTGTCTTCCCCTACGGCTTGCGGCTCGGCGGACTTGAGCCCGTGGGCGGTAACGGATTAGACACGTCCAGGGCGACGCCGGCAAGCCCACCGCAGCTTAAGGCCATAACCGTCGCCGCCGATCTAGGGGGCGCAGGTACCACCATGCCGTTCCCACGCAGACACGAAGGAGGCCTGGCCCCTCAGTATGGAGACTACAGCCGCGAACCAGGCCCCTTCAATGGATCCGCGCCTGCGTCAGGCGGCGCTGATCCTGTCGGCACTTGGGTTGGACGATGCCGTATCCATCTGCCGCCGCGTAGACCCCCTGACCGCCCACCGGCTCATTCGCGTGCTGGGGATGATCGGGACCGTTGGCAGCCACGAGAAAGCCAAGGCGGCCCGTGAAGTGCTGACACGGATGCATGGGGATGACGCAGGGCTGGACAGCCTGGCCGCCACCCTCAAAGAGCGAGTCCTGGGGATGAGGAACGGGTTCGGCGACCTCACGAGCGAGGAGACCGAGCTGTCGCTGGAGCGACTGTCGCTGCTGGACAAGGCAGACGCCAGCCTGATCTGGCGTGCCATCGGCGGAGAGATGCCGCAGACGATCGCACTGATCACACGGCATCTGTCGCCGCTGAACGTTGCGCGTCTGCTGTCGATCATGCCCGACGACCTACGAACCGAGGTTGCGTACCGGATGGCCTCGCCACGACCGGCCACCTCGGGTGCCCTGAAGGCTTTCGCGCGGGTGACGGATAGACTCATCAAGGTCGCGGCGAGTGGTGCGAACTCCTCGGACGGCACCATGCAGTTCTTCGTCGACGTGATCTCACAGATGAAGCGCGCCGATACCCAGCGGATCATCGGCGCCATCCGTGAGCGCTCGGAGGAAACGGCAGCTCGGATCGAGCAGCTCATCTTCAAGTTCACTGACCTGCTGCGCCTGCCTCCGGTCAGCCTGCAGACCATCCTGCGCAACGTCTCAACCAATGACCTGGCCCTGGCACTCAAGGGGATCGCTGAGGACCTGCGACAGGTGGTGTTGAACAACCTCTCGCACCGCGCCCGTGCGGTGCTGGAGGAAGAGATCAGCTTGCTTGGTGCGGTGCCCGCCAGTGAGGCTGAACGTGCCCAGCGGGAGATCGTGCAGGTTGCACGCTCACTGGACGCCGCCGGTGAAATATCGCTCGAGCCGGGTGAGGTGGAGTATGTCGAGTAGCAATCGGCCAGACCTTGGGGCTGCGGGGCAGGGGGTACTTGATACTCTGCGGGTCAGCGCCTATGACTTCCGACAGGCGCACAGCCTCTCCAGTGACCAGCTCCGTGAACTGCAGGAGCAATGTGGCAACCTGTGCCGTGCACTTCACCGCTATGTTCCGGAGACAACGGGGCTTGCTGCACGGTTCGCCCTCGACCGGCTGCTCTTCACCACCTACGACGAGTACCTGGACAGCCTTCCCGAGATGCCGATCATCGCGGTCTGCCAGTTCGGGACGCAGAGCCCGCCCATCCTGTGGCAGATCGACACGGCTCCGCTCTTTGCCTACATGGACGCGATGCTGGGTGGCGATGGCTCGGTGCCGCCTGTGGACCGCGAACTCACGATGTTGGAGCGGTCGCTGGCCGCGCAGATGGTGGAGGAGTTCATCCTGACCTGGACGGACGCCTGGCCGGCCCTCGAAGCTGCCGGAGCCGGTGTGGTCGAAGTGCGCCAGTCCCGTGGTAGGTTCGGCGTGGCCTCCCTGCAGGAGGCCATGGTCGCTGCGGTGGTGAGGATGTCGGTGGCGGATGCCTCAGGGGTGATGCGAATCGGCCTCCCTTCGGGGACCCTCAAGGTGCTGATTCGTCAGAACAGCGCCAACCTGAGCACCACCACCGTGGGCGAGTCGGCACGGCTGGACGCCCTGGAGCGGCTTGACCGTTGCGGCCTGAAGGTCACAGTTCGCATGGGCACCGCCCGGCTGTCTCTGCGCCAACTGAGAGACCTGAGCTCCGGGGATGTCGTTCCCCTTGAGCAGGGCCCCCAAGAGCTGCTGGAGGTCCTCTGTGCAGGACGGCCCAAGTTCCGAGGCGTGAGCGGCATCTCGAACGGACACATCGGTGTGCGGCTGACCGAAGGTATCACTGAGTAGTCGCAGCACCGCCCTTCAAGGGTGATGAGGCAGCGCCCTGGGATGCCTTCGCCCGTGAGCTCGCGAGCCACGGGTCCCAGGCCCTGAGAAGCTCCGGGAGAGACACGAACCGGAATCCGGCAGCCCCCAGTTCGCTGAGTATCTGTGGAAGCGCCTTCACGGTCTCGCGATGGCCCGGCCCGTCGTGCATCAGCACGATGTCGCCGGGATTGGGAGTGTGGATCACGTTGTGGGCGATTCCGGCTGCATCAATCTTGGCCGTGTCGGCGGAGCTGATTGTCCAGGTGAAGACGCAGTAGCCCTGACTGAGCGCAAGGTGGGTTAGCTTGCTGTCGACGATCCCGTAGGGTGGCCGGAAGCAGGTAGGGCGCTCTCCTGTGGCCTCCCGGATTGCGGCAGCCGTTCGGGCGAGCTCGGACCTGGCCTCCTCGGCGGTGCAGGTGGATGGATGGGTGTAGCTGTGGCTGCCGAGGGTGTGACCGCCGGCGACGATTGCCCGAAGGAGCTCCGGATGAGCATGGGCAGCCCGGCCCAGGACGAAGAAGGTGGCATGGGCACCATGCTCCGCAAGGGTCTTGAGGACTGTCGGCGTGAGCTCGGGGTTCGGGCCGTCGTCAAAGGTGAGCGCAAGGAGCTTGTGCGGGAAGTACCTCACGCGTGTGCTGATCCTCTTGCCCTGGTAGCGCTGGGGTACCGCCCAGTCGGCTGCGGCCCCGGTCGCTTTCTGTGACGCCGCCAACGCCGGCAGCGCGTTCTGCGCCTCCTCCGGCGCTAAGGCCTCCCCCAACGGCATAGTCTGCGGCGGTTCTGCA is part of the Armatimonadia bacterium genome and harbors:
- a CDS encoding HDOD domain-containing protein, with protein sequence MHDEAFSSAKSVLHRIPPFPTALGMILQSCASDNPGAAEVAHAVAKEEVLAAKVVTVANAAVMAPVHQVENVTAAVSRLGIAAVRTIAMGFYLTETFSRAFSRSGLDRVSLWRHNLAVAAASSGSAAGAGERSNAYFAGLMHDVGKMILAAELGHAYGDCVAEAAQTGSDILRIEAKRLGITHAHIGAEAAAQWHFGPEVVEAIQHHHDVFGAAKLSTVAADVLVGNQVANEMGMQACSLYTSTTPSTVASTATGVGAGIMSKARWALTQEVPRIEAMLSAMV
- a CDS encoding FliG C-terminal domain-containing protein, with translation METTAANQAPSMDPRLRQAALILSALGLDDAVSICRRVDPLTAHRLIRVLGMIGTVGSHEKAKAAREVLTRMHGDDAGLDSLAATLKERVLGMRNGFGDLTSEETELSLERLSLLDKADASLIWRAIGGEMPQTIALITRHLSPLNVARLLSIMPDDLRTEVAYRMASPRPATSGALKAFARVTDRLIKVAASGANSSDGTMQFFVDVISQMKRADTQRIIGAIRERSEETAARIEQLIFKFTDLLRLPPVSLQTILRNVSTNDLALALKGIAEDLRQVVLNNLSHRARAVLEEEISLLGAVPASEAERAQREIVQVARSLDAAGEISLEPGEVEYVE
- a CDS encoding FliM/FliN family flagellar motor switch protein; the protein is MSSSNRPDLGAAGQGVLDTLRVSAYDFRQAHSLSSDQLRELQEQCGNLCRALHRYVPETTGLAARFALDRLLFTTYDEYLDSLPEMPIIAVCQFGTQSPPILWQIDTAPLFAYMDAMLGGDGSVPPVDRELTMLERSLAAQMVEEFILTWTDAWPALEAAGAGVVEVRQSRGRFGVASLQEAMVAAVVRMSVADASGVMRIGLPSGTLKVLIRQNSANLSTTTVGESARLDALERLDRCGLKVTVRMGTARLSLRQLRDLSSGDVVPLEQGPQELLEVLCAGRPKFRGVSGISNGHIGVRLTEGITE
- a CDS encoding polysaccharide deacetylase family protein codes for the protein MPLGEALAPEEAQNALPALAASQKATGAAADWAVPQRYQGKRISTRVRYFPHKLLALTFDDGPNPELTPTVLKTLAEHGAHATFFVLGRAAHAHPELLRAIVAGGHTLGSHSYTHPSTCTAEEARSELARTAAAIREATGERPTCFRPPYGIVDSKLTHLALSQGYCVFTWTISSADTAKIDAAGIAHNVIHTPNPGDIVLMHDGPGHRETVKALPQILSELGAAGFRFVSLPELLRAWDPWLASSRAKASQGAASSPLKGGAATTQ